CACACCTGGAATGCTTGATAGTATTACCGAACGGGATCGCGGTTACAACTACCAGGAAGTGATAGGCGACCTGGCACAAATGGCTGATCTCGTGCTGGTCGTCTTTGATCCTCACAAGGCGGGAACCGTGCGTGAGGCATACATAAGCATCAGGGAGACATTGCCAACCCGTACATTTGAAGACCGGGTTCTCTTCGTATTGAACCGCATTGATGAATGCACGTCCCTGACCGACTTGCTGAGGGTGTACGGAACCCTTTGCTGGAACCTGTCGCAGATAACAGGGCGCAAAGACATCCCCATGATTCACCTGACGTACTCTCCGCGAGCAACAGCCGGTTCTGTGGATGGACTTGACGGCGAAAGGAATTATCTTAAGAACCTCGAAAACCAGCGTGATGACTTGAAAAAAGCCATTTTGCACGCCCCACGCTACCGCCTCGACCATTTGGCCACATTCGTTGAGACCCACGGAGAGCGCCTGGCTCATTTTCTCGAGACACTGATTAGCTACCGCAGGGAGTTTCGAATGTTCCGGATCAAGCAAGGACTGATCGGGCTTCTTGTCGGCGTGCTGTGCGGGGCAGCGGCAACTTTCGCAGTGATGACGTATGGCATTTTCAGCATGGATCAGCGTATGCTGCTGGCTGCCGGGGGGGGTGTCGGACTGGCGGTCCTGTTTTTCTGGATGATATTTCCGCTGAAGTTTTTTGCGTCCCGGTTTCACCGCAATCATCTGAACGATTTCGACAAACTGACACCTTTAGAGAGTCAGACCAGGCGAGACAACTGGCAGGCAATCCGGCACCTGGCGTATGCTTATCTGAAGAAGACTGCTGGGCGATTTTCGTTCAGGGGGGTTAAGCAAGAATACCGCGCCGTATGCAGGGTTCGTGACAAGGGCGCCCGGGAGATTCGTGAGGCTTTGAACGAACTGGCCGCCATGAGTGACGATGAGCCTGTGACAAGTGAAGATTCTGGATCTTCCCGGAAGGCTCCTCAGGAGAAAACAAGAGGACAAGTCAATAAATAGGCAAAAGAAGGAGGAAAACCAATGGACGCTACAGAAGCAACCATCGTACTATCCCGCAAGAAGATCGCCATCCGTCTCCTTTACACTGTATTTTTTGTCATCGTCTTGGAGATCCTCAAAACGATTATCCAGGTAGCCGTTCTGTTTCAGTATGTATACCTTTTTATCACACAGACTTACTGCAATCCGGTAATAGCGTTTTCCAATAAGGTTTCGGTCTATGCTTACAGGGTCATGCGATACATCACGTTGAACGAGAACATGCACCCTTTTCCTTTTTCCGACTTCCCGAAAGAAACAGATCCACCCGAACCAGATGTCGATTTCAAATAGGTGACCTTGGGGATAGTATTTCAGAACGATTCTTCTGGATTGAAAAGCATAGAGTCCCGGCAAATCCAGATGAGTCTGTATGAAACAGCCTACATCTGAAAAAACCACAATCCGCAAGCAGTTAAGCTCATCAGTTGAGTTTCAACCTCCTTCAACTGCATGAAAACCCCTACAAAAAAATTTTTCCCACATTATCTGGCCGTACCATAAACTGTTGTAAAAGCAACAGGTTAAGGCAGTCAGCCCCATTCGGCATATCCCTTGCTGTATATAAACTGCGTGCGGAGAGAACACCCTAGAGGAGGCGCCGGAACCCTTGCCGACCCCGTCATGGTCTGGATTACCGGGGGAAGGAAAAAAGAAGTGGGTTCATGAGAGAGGAAGGAGGTGGTACTCCTAAGTCGACAGTTCGAGGCAGAAGGTGTTTTTACGAAAGAACAAACCAGGATGCATGGAAGGAGGAAAAAGAAAATGATGAAAAGACTGGTATCAACAAAAGTCGTTTCGATGTTGGTCGTTATCCTGTTTGCAATCGCTTTTGCCGGCGTAGCTGTTTCCGGAGAGGCACAAAAGGCCCCGGAGACGGTCGTGATGAAGGGGACAATTACTGCCATAAACGCCGAAGCCGCCCAAGTCACGGTGCTGGCTGAATCAGGCGAGCTTGTAACCCTTGCAGGTTTGGATGTGGACCTGAAGGACCAGAACACAGGTGATCAGGTGATCGTAGAATTCGACAAAGACAAGGTCATCAAATCCATCACCAGGCAAGCACCGAGCCATCCGGCTCAGTAGAGATGAAAACAAGAGAGGAGGGGAGAGCCTGTTCCCTCCTCTTTGCCGGAAGAGGCACATTTGTGTCGACTCTGGATCTACCAGGCATAAGGAACAAGGCGCCATGCACACCCTCTCCGCCTTTCTTAGAGTGTGGCTCTGAATTTGCATGGATCTTGCATATCAGTTTGCCAAAACTGATTTTTCAGAGAGTTCCAAGGAGGGCTTGGGGTATGATCGACGACAATGAGCTAGTTGAACGAAGGGAATACAAACGACTCCAGCTCAAGGGCGATGGAGTTGCCTTGCTCAGGACTTCATCCCTTCATTCCACCATAGTCGGCGAAATCATAGACATAAGCACCGGTGGGGTTGCATTTCGCTATATTGCCGGCGATGAACAGTTTAACGGGTCATCTGAGTTAAGCCTGGTATCGGCCGACCACAGTTTTTATCTGGGTAACCTGCCGATCAAAACCATTTCCGATTTGGAAATGGCCAAATTTCCTTTTGGGTCTGTGTCAACAAGACGACGTGGTGTAAAATTTGGGAATCTGAAGCAAAGCCAGAACTTTGCGCTCGAGCATTTCATGCGCAACTACACCATCAGCGAGGCCTGACCGAAACACTGAGAAAGGGTTCAGAGGTTCAATGTTCGGAGTTAGTGAAGGCTAACAAAAGAAAAGCAACCCTAAACGCTGAACCTGTGAACGTCTACAACCTTTGACATGAAACAGCCCGTCCAACAGTCGGACGATGCCGCTGTCAGGGCTCGTCTAGCCGAATTGATCAGCAACATGTCTGATGTCCAGAGGCAAGACCTCTTGAGCACCCTGGAGGATTGGCCACGCAGACTCCAAAGGAAACATCCCAGGAAAGACTGCCACATGGCCGTAGACTACACTGCCGGGGATCGTACCTTCAAAGATTTCATACGCAACCTCAGCGCTGGCGGGGCCTTTATTGAAACCCGCACGCCATTTTCCATTGGACAGGAGATGACTCTGACCTTTTCGCACGCCAACAACTCAAAACCAATAAAGATCACCGGTGAAATCGTCTGGACCGGCACGCTTGGAATCGGCGTGAAGTTTAAAACGCCAAACCAAGACCTGGAGTTGCTGATCAAATCCCTCTATTGAATCTGCTTACAAAAATAGATCTTCAGGTTTTCTGCTTCCGTACCGATAAGAGACACCGACACAAAAGAG
This DNA window, taken from Deltaproteobacteria bacterium, encodes the following:
- a CDS encoding DUF4389 domain-containing protein — encoded protein: MDATEATIVLSRKKIAIRLLYTVFFVIVLEILKTIIQVAVLFQYVYLFITQTYCNPVIAFSNKVSVYAYRVMRYITLNENMHPFPFSDFPKETDPPEPDVDFK
- a CDS encoding dynamin family protein; this translates as MYRENYINSLRAELVEMVADYLTPVALRYGYSDVPLEANIKWRPQVLVLGNYSSGKSTLINEFLGADIQATGQAPTDDSFTIITCDDSASVGDSEEVRITEERDGKFLLNDPEYPFETLKKHGLRFASHFRLKKVNSPFLETLSIIDTPGMLDSITERDRGYNYQEVIGDLAQMADLVLVVFDPHKAGTVREAYISIRETLPTRTFEDRVLFVLNRIDECTSLTDLLRVYGTLCWNLSQITGRKDIPMIHLTYSPRATAGSVDGLDGERNYLKNLENQRDDLKKAILHAPRYRLDHLATFVETHGERLAHFLETLISYRREFRMFRIKQGLIGLLVGVLCGAAATFAVMTYGIFSMDQRMLLAAGGGVGLAVLFFWMIFPLKFFASRFHRNHLNDFDKLTPLESQTRRDNWQAIRHLAYAYLKKTAGRFSFRGVKQEYRAVCRVRDKGAREIREALNELAAMSDDEPVTSEDSGSSRKAPQEKTRGQVNK
- a CDS encoding PilZ domain-containing protein, with protein sequence MIDDNELVERREYKRLQLKGDGVALLRTSSLHSTIVGEIIDISTGGVAFRYIAGDEQFNGSSELSLVSADHSFYLGNLPIKTISDLEMAKFPFGSVSTRRRGVKFGNLKQSQNFALEHFMRNYTISEA
- a CDS encoding PilZ domain-containing protein, encoding MKQPVQQSDDAAVRARLAELISNMSDVQRQDLLSTLEDWPRRLQRKHPRKDCHMAVDYTAGDRTFKDFIRNLSAGGAFIETRTPFSIGQEMTLTFSHANNSKPIKITGEIVWTGTLGIGVKFKTPNQDLELLIKSLY